From Actinoplanes oblitus, a single genomic window includes:
- a CDS encoding 4'-phosphopantetheinyl transferase family protein: protein MSAPREPGPVVVGPPPGTDVWHIVLDVDPEAAVPVGALLDDEERRRAGRLRDSRAATRFVVAHGAVRSVLAGYLGATGGTLHWARGPNGKPYFDGPWRRWQWSLSRSGGHAMLAVRLHDPVGVDLEEIRNDVRATALAARFMPPDEAAAVSREADQLSRSALYHRLLSRKEACVKASGGRLLDGLCLRVLVPGIVEGTGAYDGERWDLRDLPAPPGFVATLATVGDRPQRLRMFEWDWRSRREDPVGIGPHHPEPSPDGPGLAAAGGLLVPASRGPA from the coding sequence ATGTCCGCGCCGCGTGAGCCGGGGCCGGTCGTCGTCGGGCCGCCGCCCGGGACCGATGTCTGGCACATCGTGCTCGACGTGGACCCCGAGGCGGCCGTACCGGTCGGCGCACTGCTCGACGACGAGGAACGGCGCCGGGCCGGCCGGTTGCGCGACAGCCGGGCGGCCACCCGGTTCGTGGTGGCGCACGGCGCGGTGCGGTCGGTGCTGGCCGGCTATCTCGGCGCCACCGGTGGCACGCTGCACTGGGCTCGCGGCCCCAACGGCAAGCCGTACTTCGACGGGCCGTGGCGGCGGTGGCAGTGGAGCCTGAGCCGTTCCGGCGGGCACGCCATGCTCGCCGTCCGGCTCCACGACCCGGTCGGCGTGGACCTGGAGGAGATCCGCAACGACGTACGGGCGACCGCGCTGGCCGCCCGGTTCATGCCCCCGGACGAGGCCGCGGCGGTGAGCCGGGAGGCCGACCAGCTGTCCCGCAGCGCGCTCTACCACCGGCTGCTGTCGCGCAAGGAGGCGTGTGTGAAGGCGTCCGGTGGACGGCTGCTGGACGGGCTGTGCCTGCGGGTGCTGGTGCCCGGCATCGTGGAGGGCACCGGGGCGTACGACGGGGAACGCTGGGATCTGCGGGATCTGCCCGCGCCGCCCGGGTTCGTGGCGACGCTGGCCACCGTCGGCGACCGGCCGCAGCGGCTACGGATGTTCGAGTGGGACTGGCGCAGCCGGCGCGAGGACCCGGTGGGCATCGGCCCGCACCACCCGGAGCCGTCACCGGACGGACCCGGCCTTGCGGCGGCCGGTGGTCTGCTGGTCCCGGCATCGAGGGGACCGGCATGA
- a CDS encoding glutamate synthase-related protein produces the protein MTRASAPGFPEAQVRQRAREGVAAVFAPLETYGDQLFGAGADQPPAPDGIADDLDRAVVAPPVFMPRRLEKLIDLGREPLHDDVDLATVIGGFSSPLPVYVSAFGSTRAAGADTGIAVSRQAGRLGIPMVIGENLVPVTGYRRSEKDRSPILERLRAYAGECPPGLGGVVVQQSTEDADSEVWNLVYSDPSVAGLLDSGRLGFELKTGQGAKPGLGGMTVVDPAEAARLDTRFAVRELPGTGGWLRCATPGTFTEEILRQQVRFMRNNFPRARVWVKFHPGRDVAAAAVTAWRAGSDAVTVDGAQGGTGWAPRAFLGRAGLTLGECLRRIGAPEGCLLASGRIWEGGRAVRALAMGATAVGLGRAALLAVDEDPEHGLIRLVEALALEARMLISAVGKYHSRLLDREDLWWPAPTAQPHPVDDPTVPTLERTP, from the coding sequence GTGACCCGCGCGAGCGCTCCGGGCTTCCCCGAGGCACAGGTCCGGCAACGGGCCCGCGAAGGCGTCGCGGCGGTCTTCGCGCCGCTGGAGACGTACGGCGACCAGCTGTTCGGCGCCGGCGCCGACCAGCCGCCGGCCCCCGACGGGATCGCCGACGACCTGGACCGCGCCGTGGTGGCCCCGCCGGTGTTCATGCCCCGGCGCCTGGAGAAACTGATCGACCTGGGCCGCGAGCCGCTGCACGACGACGTCGACCTGGCCACCGTGATCGGCGGGTTCTCCTCGCCGCTGCCGGTGTACGTGTCCGCCTTCGGGTCGACCCGTGCCGCCGGGGCCGACACCGGGATCGCGGTCAGCCGGCAGGCCGGCCGCCTGGGCATCCCGATGGTGATCGGCGAGAACCTGGTGCCGGTCACCGGCTACCGGCGGTCCGAGAAGGACCGGTCACCGATCCTGGAGCGGCTGCGCGCCTACGCCGGCGAGTGCCCGCCCGGGCTCGGCGGTGTGGTGGTGCAGCAGAGCACCGAGGACGCCGACTCCGAGGTGTGGAACCTGGTCTACAGCGACCCGTCGGTGGCCGGCCTGCTCGACTCCGGCCGGCTGGGTTTCGAACTGAAGACCGGTCAGGGCGCCAAACCCGGGCTCGGCGGCATGACGGTGGTGGACCCGGCCGAGGCGGCCCGGCTCGACACCCGGTTCGCGGTCCGGGAACTGCCCGGTACCGGTGGCTGGCTGCGCTGCGCCACCCCGGGGACCTTCACCGAGGAGATCCTGCGCCAGCAGGTGCGCTTCATGCGCAACAACTTCCCGCGCGCCCGGGTGTGGGTGAAGTTCCACCCCGGACGCGACGTCGCCGCCGCGGCGGTGACCGCGTGGCGGGCCGGCAGCGACGCGGTCACCGTGGACGGTGCGCAGGGCGGCACCGGGTGGGCGCCGCGCGCGTTCCTCGGCCGGGCCGGGCTCACCCTCGGTGAGTGCCTGCGACGGATCGGTGCGCCGGAGGGCTGCCTGCTGGCCAGCGGCCGGATCTGGGAGGGCGGCCGGGCGGTCCGGGCGCTGGCCATGGGCGCGACAGCGGTCGGGCTCGGCCGCGCGGCGCTGCTGGCCGTCGACGAGGACCCGGAACACGGCCTGATCCGCCTGGTCGAGGCGCTCGCGCTGGAGGCGCGGATGCTGATCAGCGCGGTCGGCAAATACCACTCACGGTTGCTGGACCGGGAGGACCTGTGGTGGCCGGCGCCCACGGCGCAGCCGCATCCCGTTGACGATCCGACCGTGCCGACCCTGGAGCGTACGCCGTGA
- a CDS encoding asparagine synthetase A, whose translation MSQQEQPAAGAVFRPDRLGEHLVAETTRAAMLVQQEALYGVRDYFRGRGFTELLPPMIGPVTDPGARGAKALDVDFYGHPYKLMTSAIFYKQASLKGFPKLFYIAPNIRVEPPETATTGRHLVEFHQIDVEIAGASREDAMDTAAGLLTHVVRHVLDTVPDVLAGLGRDRLAFAELLAGKFDSCTHTEAVDRLRAGGHPQSPDAEIDWAGERILSLEADRPFFITDYPKGSRGFYDSEDPDRPGVLRNFDLIAPGGYGELVSGSEREADYATIVTRMRESGENPAKYDWYLRLMREGLPSSAGFGMGLQRLVRFLTGLDALWQVSAYPKLPGTVSP comes from the coding sequence ATGTCGCAGCAAGAGCAGCCGGCAGCCGGGGCCGTTTTCCGTCCGGACCGTCTCGGCGAGCACCTGGTGGCCGAGACGACCAGGGCAGCCATGCTGGTGCAACAGGAGGCGCTGTACGGGGTGCGGGACTACTTCCGCGGCCGCGGCTTCACCGAGCTGCTCCCGCCGATGATCGGCCCGGTGACCGACCCCGGCGCGCGCGGGGCCAAGGCCCTCGACGTCGACTTCTACGGACATCCGTACAAGCTGATGACCAGCGCGATCTTCTACAAGCAGGCGTCGCTGAAGGGCTTCCCGAAGCTGTTCTACATCGCCCCGAACATCCGGGTCGAGCCGCCGGAGACCGCGACCACCGGCCGGCACCTGGTGGAGTTCCACCAGATCGACGTGGAGATCGCCGGGGCGTCCCGGGAGGACGCCATGGACACCGCGGCCGGACTGCTCACCCACGTCGTGCGGCACGTGCTCGACACGGTGCCCGACGTGCTGGCGGGTCTCGGCCGGGACCGGCTCGCCTTCGCCGAGCTGCTGGCCGGCAAGTTCGACAGCTGCACCCACACCGAGGCGGTGGACCGGCTGCGGGCCGGCGGGCACCCGCAGAGCCCGGACGCGGAGATCGACTGGGCCGGCGAGCGGATCCTGTCGCTGGAGGCGGACCGCCCGTTCTTCATCACCGACTACCCGAAGGGCTCGCGCGGCTTCTACGACAGCGAGGACCCGGACCGGCCCGGGGTGCTGCGCAACTTCGACCTGATCGCGCCCGGCGGCTACGGCGAGCTGGTCAGCGGCAGTGAGCGGGAGGCCGACTACGCCACCATCGTCACCCGGATGCGGGAGAGCGGCGAGAACCCGGCCAAGTACGACTGGTACCTGCGCCTGATGCGCGAGGGCCTGCCGTCCAGCGCCGGATTCGGCATGGGCCTGCAGCGACTGGTCCGGTTCCTCACCGGCCTGGACGCGCTGTGGCAGGTCAGCGCCTACCCGAAGCTGCCGGGAACGGTGTCGCCGTGA
- a CDS encoding beta-ketoacyl-[acyl-carrier-protein] synthase family protein, which translates to MTTLERIAVLTFTDPVPAPAPDERQSLREHMTALYGELADPAWPDGGALVSYHHMARAVVGELGAHLGGVDLVITVDASPDCRHQSFAGPVLADLLPGDPALIGVSEQGVAGPFTALRIAWHHLNSGAARRALIVVMEQSTLPPAAGADRVDRDVAVAMLLGPDGTVRLGLPEVTVTRSVPAGRTVHQAVDPDVDVVVAGAGTAGPPARVPVLRAADGHPCAGVWLVLAELLGGRHDGGRILVTDDDPALPYRCAMTVTRPAGRRAPGRSGTARRHRSTAPARPVPEPVR; encoded by the coding sequence ATGACGACCCTGGAACGGATCGCCGTCCTCACCTTCACCGATCCGGTGCCGGCACCAGCCCCCGACGAGCGGCAGTCGCTGCGCGAGCACATGACGGCCCTGTACGGCGAGCTCGCCGACCCGGCGTGGCCGGACGGCGGCGCCCTGGTCAGCTACCACCACATGGCCCGTGCCGTGGTCGGTGAGCTAGGAGCGCACCTCGGCGGCGTGGACCTGGTGATCACCGTCGACGCCAGTCCGGACTGCCGGCACCAGAGCTTCGCCGGACCGGTCCTCGCCGACCTGCTGCCCGGCGATCCGGCCCTGATCGGCGTCTCCGAACAGGGGGTGGCCGGGCCGTTCACCGCCCTGCGGATCGCCTGGCACCACCTGAACTCGGGAGCCGCCCGGCGCGCCCTGATCGTGGTGATGGAGCAGTCCACCCTGCCGCCGGCCGCCGGAGCGGACCGGGTCGATCGCGACGTCGCGGTGGCGATGCTGCTCGGGCCGGACGGCACCGTCCGGCTCGGGCTGCCGGAGGTGACCGTCACCCGATCGGTCCCGGCCGGCCGGACCGTGCACCAGGCCGTGGACCCGGACGTGGACGTCGTCGTCGCGGGTGCCGGGACAGCCGGTCCGCCCGCGCGGGTCCCGGTGCTGCGGGCCGCGGACGGGCACCCCTGCGCCGGGGTGTGGCTGGTGCTGGCCGAGCTGCTCGGCGGGCGCCACGACGGCGGCCGGATCCTGGTCACCGACGACGACCCGGCGTTGCCGTACCGATGCGCGATGACCGTCACCCGGCCGGCGGGCCGCCGCGCCCCGGGCCGCTCGGGCACCGCGCGCCGGCACCGGTCCACCGCACCGGCGCGCCCGGTGCCGGAGCCGGTCCGGTGA
- a CDS encoding type III PLP-dependent enzyme has protein sequence MSEPTSWGGVPVDELVEQFGTPLYVYDGAVIAERFRGLRDRLHSGVEIYYSLKANPNISVCALLHSLGARAEVSSMAELVTTQRAGVPAEQVMFLGPGKSRDELTTCLKDGVTLICESLAELDLIDELADGLGTVARVVLRVNPSFAVKGSGLTMGGKPRQFGIDEAILMEQPGLAGRHRSVRLCGFQSYLGTRFLAEDMIVENTRRILELAERLSAHLGVRLELVDVGGGLGVAYFDGERDLDPELLVDQLNPVFAAFRDRNPDVRMVMEMGRYLVGHSGVYAVQVRYVKESMGERFAVTDGGTNHHMAAVGIGSFVKRNFPIRLLNRQSTAEPVKWNVTGPLCTPSDTIGKAAALPGDLRPGDVIGVERSGAYGPTASPVYFLSHGYPAEVLIHQGRPRLVRARDDVQSMLAAQILHDFR, from the coding sequence ATGTCTGAGCCGACCTCGTGGGGCGGCGTCCCCGTCGACGAGCTGGTGGAACAGTTCGGCACGCCGCTGTACGTCTACGACGGCGCGGTGATCGCCGAGCGGTTCCGCGGCCTGCGTGACCGGCTGCACTCCGGTGTGGAGATCTACTACTCGCTGAAGGCCAACCCGAACATCAGCGTCTGCGCCCTGCTGCACTCGCTGGGCGCCCGGGCCGAGGTGTCCTCGATGGCCGAGCTGGTCACCACCCAGCGCGCCGGCGTGCCGGCCGAGCAGGTGATGTTCCTGGGCCCCGGTAAGAGCCGCGACGAGCTGACCACGTGCCTGAAGGACGGGGTCACCCTGATCTGCGAGTCGCTGGCCGAGCTCGACCTGATCGACGAGCTGGCCGACGGGCTCGGCACCGTCGCCCGGGTGGTGCTGCGGGTCAATCCGAGCTTCGCGGTCAAGGGCAGCGGGCTCACCATGGGCGGCAAGCCCCGGCAGTTCGGGATCGACGAGGCGATCCTGATGGAGCAGCCGGGTCTGGCCGGGCGGCACCGCTCGGTGCGGCTCTGCGGCTTCCAGTCCTATCTCGGCACCCGGTTCCTCGCCGAGGACATGATCGTCGAGAACACCCGGCGGATCCTCGAGCTGGCCGAGCGGCTCAGCGCGCACCTCGGTGTCCGCCTCGAACTGGTCGACGTCGGCGGCGGGCTCGGGGTGGCGTACTTCGACGGCGAGCGGGATCTCGATCCCGAACTGCTGGTCGACCAGCTCAATCCGGTCTTCGCGGCGTTCCGGGACCGCAACCCGGATGTCCGCATGGTGATGGAGATGGGCCGCTATCTGGTCGGCCACAGCGGTGTGTACGCCGTCCAGGTCCGCTACGTCAAGGAGTCGATGGGCGAGCGGTTCGCGGTCACCGACGGCGGCACCAACCACCACATGGCGGCGGTCGGCATCGGCTCGTTCGTGAAACGCAACTTCCCGATCCGCCTGCTCAACCGGCAGAGCACCGCCGAGCCGGTGAAGTGGAACGTCACCGGACCGCTGTGCACCCCCAGCGACACCATCGGCAAGGCCGCCGCGCTGCCCGGCGATCTGCGTCCCGGCGACGTGATCGGGGTGGAACGCTCCGGCGCCTACGGCCCGACCGCCTCGCCGGTGTACTTCCTCAGCCACGGCTACCCGGCCGAGGTGCTGATCCACCAGGGCCGGCCGCGGCTGGTCCGGGCCCGCGACGACGTGCAGAGCATGCTCGCCGCCCAGATCCTGCACGACTTCCGATGA
- a CDS encoding 3-oxoacyl-[acyl-carrier-protein] synthase III C-terminal domain-containing protein: MTALLDVACHLPEHQVDVTDVCAAIGADPQVLWTFRRLYGLRSVRRAPGRDHRSLLTAAVQALTGLRGNESRVRYVVLARTLGPATPAGDYPVEDLCTELGLVNAVGFTLSQHACAAGLLAMDLAGRLLTADGDPQALALVLTGEKIVTGVSEIIPESTVMGEGTAACLVGPSGERDRLLGFATRTLGRYAEQVPPRALDPDFVKEHNELLAEVIRQACRRAGVAVDDVALILPHNVNRLSWMWAARQLRIPTERIYLDNIPVTGHCFGADPFINHVHARAAGRLRPGDLYLMTSVGLGATFSAAVLRH; encoded by the coding sequence GTGACCGCACTGCTGGACGTAGCCTGCCACCTGCCCGAACACCAGGTGGACGTCACCGATGTGTGCGCCGCGATCGGCGCCGACCCGCAGGTGCTCTGGACCTTCCGGCGCCTCTACGGGCTGCGCTCGGTCCGCCGGGCGCCCGGGCGCGACCACCGGTCGCTGCTGACCGCGGCGGTGCAGGCGCTGACCGGACTGCGCGGCAACGAGTCCCGGGTCCGCTACGTGGTGCTGGCCCGGACCCTGGGCCCGGCGACACCGGCCGGGGACTACCCGGTGGAGGACCTCTGCACCGAACTGGGCCTGGTCAACGCGGTCGGGTTCACCCTCAGCCAGCACGCCTGCGCCGCCGGCCTGCTCGCGATGGACCTCGCCGGCCGGCTGCTCACCGCCGACGGCGACCCGCAGGCCCTGGCCCTGGTGCTCACCGGCGAGAAGATCGTCACCGGCGTCTCGGAGATCATCCCGGAGAGCACGGTGATGGGCGAGGGCACGGCCGCCTGCCTGGTCGGTCCGTCCGGCGAGCGGGACCGGCTGCTCGGTTTCGCCACCCGCACCCTCGGCCGGTACGCCGAACAGGTGCCGCCCCGGGCCCTGGACCCGGATTTCGTCAAGGAGCACAACGAGCTCCTCGCCGAGGTGATCCGGCAGGCGTGCCGGCGAGCCGGGGTCGCCGTGGACGACGTGGCGCTGATCCTGCCGCACAACGTCAACCGGTTGTCCTGGATGTGGGCCGCCCGCCAGCTGCGGATCCCGACGGAGCGGATCTATCTCGACAACATCCCGGTCACCGGGCACTGCTTCGGCGCCGACCCGTTCATCAACCACGTCCATGCCCGAGCCGCGGGCCGGCTGCGCCCGGGTGACCTGTACCTGATGACGTCCGTCGGGCTCGGGGCGACGTTCTCGGCCGCCGTGCTGCGGCACTGA
- a CDS encoding acyl carrier protein, whose amino-acid sequence MSASTVETSHQQIVTVIVTVLEDVLNQELTDVTAETRLFDDLSLDSTGVLALLMALEDNLEMEVDPEDLKQSDLDSIGSLAAFVAKNR is encoded by the coding sequence ATGAGCGCCAGCACCGTCGAGACCAGCCACCAGCAGATCGTCACCGTCATCGTCACCGTCCTGGAGGACGTGCTCAACCAGGAGCTGACCGACGTCACCGCCGAGACCCGGCTGTTCGACGACCTCAGCCTCGACTCCACCGGCGTGCTCGCCCTGCTGATGGCCCTGGAGGACAACCTGGAGATGGAGGTCGACCCGGAGGACCTGAAGCAGTCCGACCTGGACTCGATCGGTTCGCTGGCCGCCTTCGTCGCGAAGAACCGCTGA
- a CDS encoding preATP grasp domain-containing protein: MSLDSPTFLPGVKQACTGSADATFVLIGNFEVEDEWARDEVGLPVFGGRAATAIVNRMDEFALLLAGPGDHVVLKAAPDPDYLSYLSSLGIGLPGILLTDEHDPGATVSADALRSPRLLAALRSLAGRGAYLLPHGMSTLEQQLCDRTGLAPALPPVPVVKAVNSKIYSRRLATELGLPQAVGWECETVTEFAEAAREAARSIAAGRRVGVKDAYGVSGKGIMVFDDARRLAQLVQMVTRRAARSGDPRIALVLEEWADKALDLNYHFTVARDGTIRFDFVKEALTESGVHKGHRIPARLGPDHVDQLVDTATRLGERLAADGFHGVVGVDAITTRSGGLLPVLEINARNNMSTYQTGLQERFMDPGTVAVARQYDLRLSAPIGWPELRDRLGDLIFTADRRAGLLVNNFATVNAAAPEPGDTRPYAGRLYGLLMARTEQELTELDRGVTAAVLKESVHV, from the coding sequence ATGTCACTGGATAGTCCGACGTTCCTACCGGGCGTCAAACAGGCCTGCACCGGATCCGCCGACGCGACGTTCGTCCTGATCGGCAACTTCGAGGTGGAGGACGAGTGGGCCCGCGACGAGGTGGGGCTGCCGGTCTTCGGCGGTCGCGCCGCCACCGCGATCGTCAACCGGATGGACGAGTTCGCGCTGCTGCTCGCCGGTCCCGGCGACCACGTGGTGCTCAAGGCCGCCCCGGACCCCGACTACCTGTCCTACCTGAGCTCGCTCGGGATCGGGTTGCCCGGGATCCTGCTCACCGACGAGCACGACCCGGGGGCCACGGTCAGCGCCGACGCGCTGCGGTCACCGCGTCTGCTGGCCGCGCTGCGGTCACTGGCCGGCCGGGGCGCGTACCTGCTGCCGCACGGCATGTCCACGCTGGAACAGCAGCTGTGCGACCGGACCGGCCTCGCCCCGGCGCTGCCGCCGGTACCGGTCGTCAAGGCCGTCAACAGCAAGATCTACAGCCGCCGTCTGGCCACCGAACTGGGGCTGCCGCAGGCGGTGGGCTGGGAGTGCGAGACCGTCACCGAGTTCGCCGAGGCGGCCCGGGAGGCGGCCCGGTCGATCGCGGCCGGACGACGGGTCGGCGTCAAGGACGCCTACGGCGTCTCCGGCAAGGGGATCATGGTCTTCGACGACGCCCGCCGGCTGGCGCAGCTGGTCCAGATGGTGACCCGGCGCGCCGCCCGGTCCGGTGACCCGCGCATCGCCCTGGTGCTGGAGGAATGGGCGGACAAGGCGCTGGACCTGAACTACCACTTCACCGTCGCCCGGGACGGCACGATCCGGTTCGACTTCGTCAAGGAGGCGCTCACCGAGAGCGGTGTCCACAAGGGGCACCGCATCCCGGCCCGGCTCGGCCCGGACCACGTCGACCAGCTCGTCGACACCGCCACGCGGCTCGGCGAACGGCTGGCCGCCGACGGCTTCCACGGCGTGGTCGGGGTGGACGCCATCACCACCCGATCCGGCGGGCTGCTGCCGGTGCTGGAGATCAACGCCCGCAACAACATGTCCACGTACCAGACCGGGTTGCAGGAACGCTTCATGGACCCCGGCACCGTCGCCGTGGCCCGCCAGTACGACCTGCGGCTGAGCGCCCCGATCGGCTGGCCCGAGCTGCGGGACCGGCTCGGTGACCTGATCTTCACCGCGGACCGGCGAGCCGGGCTGCTGGTGAACAACTTCGCCACGGTCAACGCCGCCGCCCCCGAACCCGGCGACACCCGTCCCTACGCGGGACGCCTGTACGGGCTGTTGATGGCCCGTACCGAGCAGGAGCTGACCGAACTCGACCGCGGTGTCACCGCGGCCGTCCTGAAGGAGAGCGTCCATGTCTGA
- a CDS encoding acyl-CoA dehydrogenase family protein — translation MSIDFLTGLRAEARAYADLLRPAALDRDREPGRARDPVLPWRRFAGLPAEYNPDPLRVQGRTALLQSCVEQVVVYEELARADATAVLALPGPSMSGSVIGDLADETQRRRYWEVVAGEGAWTFFGMTEPTAGSEPAGMHTALHPDGDGFRLAGTKRYIGNGARARIGVVFARRHAGPLGVVAVLVGTDKPGFTAVPLPTTGLRGLELSELRLDDVPIDAGDLLGRGRSATRQGMWAATRTFHRYRPVVSCLALGVAQAAYDLVAAARPAVRSRLDDWRQRLAGTRALVLAAARSADHDPSDGTLASAAKLRATRLAEDLTTDAVRLLGPGACWEYPLLDKLVRDARGFEFMEGTGNIQRLTLARGHLQGRLSDVRAA, via the coding sequence ATGAGCATCGACTTTCTGACCGGCCTGCGCGCCGAGGCCCGGGCGTACGCGGACCTGCTGCGACCGGCCGCCCTGGACCGGGACCGGGAGCCCGGCCGGGCCCGCGATCCGGTACTGCCGTGGCGCCGGTTCGCCGGTCTGCCGGCCGAGTACAACCCGGACCCGCTGCGGGTACAGGGCCGGACCGCCCTGCTGCAGTCCTGTGTCGAGCAGGTCGTCGTCTACGAGGAACTGGCCCGCGCCGACGCGACAGCGGTGCTCGCCCTGCCGGGGCCGTCGATGTCCGGCTCGGTCATCGGTGACCTCGCCGACGAGACGCAACGGCGGCGCTACTGGGAGGTGGTCGCCGGCGAGGGCGCCTGGACGTTCTTCGGCATGACCGAGCCGACGGCCGGTTCCGAGCCGGCCGGCATGCACACCGCGCTGCACCCGGACGGTGACGGTTTCCGGCTGGCCGGCACCAAGCGCTACATCGGCAACGGGGCCCGCGCGAGGATCGGTGTGGTCTTCGCCCGCCGGCACGCCGGCCCGCTCGGGGTGGTCGCGGTGCTCGTCGGCACCGACAAGCCCGGCTTCACCGCGGTGCCGCTGCCGACGACCGGACTGCGCGGCCTGGAACTGAGCGAGCTGCGCCTGGACGACGTGCCCATCGACGCCGGTGACCTGCTCGGCCGGGGCCGGTCCGCCACCCGGCAGGGCATGTGGGCCGCCACCCGCACCTTCCACCGCTACCGGCCGGTGGTGTCCTGCCTGGCGCTGGGCGTCGCGCAGGCCGCGTACGACCTGGTGGCCGCGGCCCGCCCGGCCGTACGGTCCCGGCTCGACGACTGGCGGCAGCGGCTGGCCGGCACCCGCGCGCTCGTGCTGGCGGCCGCGCGGTCCGCCGACCACGACCCGTCGGACGGCACCCTCGCGTCGGCGGCGAAGCTGCGGGCCACCCGGCTCGCCGAGGACCTCACCACCGACGCGGTCCGGCTGCTCGGCCCGGGCGCCTGCTGGGAGTACCCGCTGCTGGACAAGCTGGTGCGGGACGCGCGCGGCTTCGAGTTCATGGAGGGCACCGGGAACATCCAGCGGCTCACCCTGGCCCGGGGCCACTTGCAGGGACGGCTCAGCGATGTCCGCGCCGCGTGA
- a CDS encoding MbtH family protein has product MTNPFDDENGTFLVLVNAEGQHSLWPVFAAVPDGWTTATGPAGRAECLAFIEANWTDIRPRSLVEQYV; this is encoded by the coding sequence ATGACCAATCCGTTCGACGACGAGAACGGCACGTTCCTGGTATTGGTGAACGCGGAGGGACAGCACAGCCTGTGGCCCGTCTTCGCCGCCGTACCGGACGGCTGGACCACCGCTACCGGCCCGGCCGGCCGCGCCGAGTGCCTGGCGTTCATCGAGGCGAACTGGACCGACATCCGGCCGAGAAGCCTGGTCGAGCAGTACGTGTGA